From a region of the Dermatophagoides farinae isolate YC_2012a chromosome 3, ASM2471394v1, whole genome shotgun sequence genome:
- the LOC124494556 gene encoding LITAF domain-containing protein, which produces MDHNDNNNKMNKPINKVPKTNYSTMLLKELKHTMTLTREPIEIDCPECKNKTMTKTQQVNGQLTYLICVLCALGCWCGLLPMIINDFKDIKHNCSNCGAVIGTHYLRL; this is translated from the exons ATGGATCacaacgataacaacaacaaaatgaataaaccaATCAATAAAG TGCCTAAAACcaattattcaacaatgttATTGAAAGAATTAAAACATACAATGACATTGACACGTGAaccaattgaaattgattgtcCTGAATGTAAGAATAAGACGATGACAAAAACGCAACAGGTTAATGGTCAATTGACATATCTCATTTGTGTACTTTGTGCATTAGG ATGTTGGTGTGGATTATTGccaatgattatcaatgattttaaG gATATTAAACATAATTGTTCAAATTGTGGAGCGGTCATTGGTACTCATTATCTTCGACTATGA